One Streptomyces formicae genomic window, GCGGTCGGCTCCAGGAGGCGCGTGACGAGGCGCCCCGTCGTCGACTTGCCGCAGCCGGACTCGCCGACCAGGCCGAGGCTCTCGCCCTCGGCGACGGTGAAGTCCAGGCCGTCCACGGCCTGCACCGCGCCGATCCTGCGCCGGAACGGGAAGCCGCCCATCACCGGGAAGTGTTTGGTCAGCCCGCTGACATCCAGGAGAGGAGTGGGAGTGGTGCTGCTCATCGTCGTGAAGTCCCGTCTCTTGTACGTCAGTCGGTGCGCGTGCCCGCGAAGTCGGCGAAGAACTCGGTGCGCTGTTCCGCCGTGAGGTGACAGGCGGCGCCGCGGCCCTCGGAGAGCGACAGGAGCGGCAGTTCGTCCGCGCAGCGCGTGCCGCCCACCTGCTCGGTGAACGTGCACCTCGGATGGAAGCGGCAGCCCGTGGGCGGGTTGAGGAGGCTCGGCGGGGTGCCGGGGATGGGCGAGAGCGGCACGTCCACCGGACCTTCGAGCGAGGGCATGGATCCCAACAGGCCCCAGGTGTAGGGGTGCTGGGGCGCCCGCAGGACCTCCTGCTTGGTGCCGCGCTCCACGCACCGGCCGCCGTACATCACCAGGACGTCGTCCGCGATGTCCGCGATCACGCCGAGGTCGTGCGTGATGAAGATGATCGACGTGCCGAACTCCTGCTGGAGTTCCTTGAGCAGGTCCATGATCTGCGCCTGGACCGTCACGTCGAGCGCCGTCGTCGGCTCGTCGGCGATCAGCAGCGACGGGTCGCAGACCAGCGCCATCGCGATCATCGCGCGCTGGCGCATGCCGCCGGAGAACTGGTGCGGGTAGTCGTCCACGCGCAGATCGGGCTGCGGGATGCCGACCTTCTTCAGCATCTCGATCGACCGGTCGCGCGCCTCCTTCTTGGAGGCGCCTGTGTGCTTGCGGAACGTCTCGCCGATCTGGCGGCCGATCGTGTGGTACGGCGACAGCGAGGCGAGCGCGTCCTGGAAGATCATCGCCATCTTGTTGCCGCGCAGCCGCTCCAACTCCCGCTCGGTGGCGGTGAGCAGCTCCTGGCCGTCCAGCAGGATCTCGCCGTCGATGACGGCACTGTCCTTGTGGTGCAGGCCGAGGATGGCGAGGTTGGTCACGGACTTGCCGGAGCCGGACTCGCCCACGATGCCGAGGGTCTTGCCCTGTTCGAGGTCGAAGTCGAGGCCGTCGACGGCCTTGACCATGCCGTCCTCGGTGGAGAAGTGGACGTGCAGGTCGCGCACGGACAGGAAGGGGGTACTCATCAGTTCTCGCTCCCTGAGCCCTAGGCCAGCCGCACGCGCGGGTCGATCAGCGCGTACAGGGCATCGACGATGATGTTGAAGACGACGATCGCCGCCGCGGCCACCAGGACCACGCCGAGCAGCAGGGGCAGGTCGCTGGTGTCGACCGCCTTCACGGAGAGTTCGCCGATGCCGTGCAGGGCGAAGGTCTTCTCGGTGATGATGGCGCCGCCGAGCAGCACCCCGAGGTCGAGGCCGAAGATGGTGACGATCGGCCCCATCGCGCCGCGCCAGGCGAAGCGGAAGAACACCGTGCGGCGCGAGAGCCCCTTGGCCCTGGCCGTGCGGACGTAGTCCTCGTTCATCGACTCGACCAACTGGGAGCGCGCCATGCGCGTGTAGTTCGCCGTGAAGATCAGCGCGAGCACCAGCCAGGGGATCAGCAGCCCGGAGAACCAGGCGGCGGGGTTCTCGGAGACCGGCGTGTACGAGGGCCGGTCCAGGAGGTGCAGCTGGTCGGTGAAGACGTAGACGGCGAAGACGCCGACGACGTAGATCTGCATCGACGACGCGATCAGCGACGCGGACGAGGCGATCTTGTCGACGGCCTTGCCCTGCTTGATGGCGGCCAGCATGCCGGTGCCCACGCCGAAGACGACGAACACCACGGCGGCGCCGAGCGAGAGGGACACGGTGGTCGGGAAGCGGTCCAGGATGGTGGCGAGGACGGGCTCGCGGTTGCGGAACGAATAGCCGAGGCACGGCGCGTCGCAGAAGCCGTAGGTGTCGTAGTCGCGGCCGACGAACAGGCCCTCGAACCAGTGCCAGTACTGCACCGGCACCGGGTCGGCGATCCCCAGGTTGTGCTTCACCAGCGCCAGCGTCTCGGGCGGGCAGACCTTGCCGCAGGCCAGACGCGCGGGGTCGCGCGGGGCGGTGTAGAAGAGGAGGAAGACGATGGCGCTGATGATCAGCAGGATCACCGCGCCGCCGACGATGCGGCGAATGAGGAAGCGGAGCATGGGAGTTGGGATTCCTGACGGATGCCGTTAGGGGGTGGTGTCCGGGGCGGACGCCCGTGCGGGAGTCCGCCCCGGGGGCCGGTCGTCAGACCTCGACGTACACCGTGGTCAGGCCTTGACGAACACCTTGGAGAGCAGCGTGGCCGCGAACTGCGGGTCGTGGATGGCGCCGCCGACCTTGGAGCCGTGCAGGTACCAGCGGCGCTGGAAGGTCTCCGGGATGATCGGCACGACCTCCTTCATGATCCGCTTGTCGAGCGCGGCCCAGGCCTTGCCCGCTTCCTGGGGGTCGGAGATGACCGAGTTCTTCTTGATCGCCTCGTTGATCCAGGGGATGTTCACCTGCGAGACGTTGTTCTGACCGTCGCCGATCGCGTCGCCGTCGAACAGCGGCTGCATCATGGTGTAGGCGGTCGGCCAGTCCGGGGACCAGCCGAACCACATCACGTCGAACTTGTTGTCCAGGCGCTGGGCCTGGTCGTAGAAGTCCGTCGAGTTGAGCGGCTTGATGACCGGGTCGAAGCCCGCGGCCCGCAGGTTCTTCTCGATGACGATCTTGGTCTTGTCGTACGTGGGGCGCCGCGGGAAGGCGTACACGATCTTCGTGCCGAGCTTGCCCGCCTTCTTCAGGATGTCGTGCGCGCGCTTCACGTCGCCCTGCGGCTTGTCGAGCTTGCCGTACAGGTCGAACTTCTCGCGGCCGATGATGTCGGGGCTGAGGATCGTCGTCGCGTACTCGCCCGCGCTGGTACCGCCGTAGATCTTGCGGCTCTGCTCCAGCGGCCAGGCGATCAGGAGGGCCTTGCGGACTTCCAGGTCGGGCACCCGCTTCATGTTGATGGCGAAGTAGTAGGTGCCCGTCGACAGGCCGCTGAAGCTGCGCGCCTTGATGTCGGGCGTGGTGAGCACCTTCTGCATGCGCTCGGCCGGGATGGGCTCGTAGATGGCGACCATCTGCTTGTCGTTGCCCTGGTCCGCGATGAAGCGGTCGCAGGACTCGAGGCCCGTCGGACCGAACTCGAACTCGAAGCCGTCCGGGTAGCCGTTGCGGATCGGGTCGGTCTTCGGGTCCCAGTGCTTGTTGCGCGTCAGCGTCATCGACTTGTCGATGGAGCGGGCCTTGAGGATGTACGGGCCGCAGGAGAAGGGCGCCTTGTCGTACTTCTCCTTGGTGTCGTGCTTCACCGGGGTGGGGGAGTACGAGGTCATCGCCAGCGTGAAGTTGAAGTCCGGGCGGGCTTCCTTCAGCTTGAAGGTGATGGTCTTCTTCGCCTTGTCGGTGACGATCGAGTCCAGGTGCTTGCCCTTGTACGGGCCTTCGTACTCGTCACGCCACTTGGCGCCCTTGCCGGTCAGCGCCATCTGGACGAAGGTGGCGCTCTCGGTGATGAACGAGGCCCACAGGCGCTCGATGCCGTGCCGGACGTCGTCGACCGTCAGCTCGCTGCCGTCCTGCCACTTCAGGCCGTCCTTCAGCGTGAAGGTCCAGGTCTTGTTGCCGTCGGACGCCTTGCCGGTGTCGGTGGCGAGGTCGCCGACGAGGGTCTGGCGGCCCTTCATGTCGGTCTTGTAGCCGGTGAGGGCGCGCGCGAAGAGCATGGCGATCGAGGAGTTGTACGCGAAGTAGATGCGCTGCGGGTCCATGTGCGACACGTCGTCCTCGGCGACGCCGTAGATCGTGCCGCCCTTCTTCGCGCCGGGGACCTCGGCGGCGGGGCCAGTGGAGTCCTCCGCGGTGCCGATCTTCACGTTGGCGCCCGTGTACTCCGTGGCCCCGCCGTGCGAACCGCCCTTGCCGCCGCCCGAGTCACCGCTGCTGCACGCGGAGAGGACGAGCGAGCCGCCCGCCGCCACCGATGAGGCGATGAGGAGGTTTCTGCGGGAGATTGCCATGTTGCTACCAACCCTGTGTGTGAAGGAGGAAGAGCGGAGAAGGCTGAGAAGGCGGAGAAGGTGGACCGGCACGCCCCCCCGTCGGGCGGGCCGGTCACGAGAGCGTCAGCGCCTGGTCTTCGGGTCGAGCGCGTCGCGCACCGAGTCGCCGAGGAGGTTGAAGGCGACCACGAAGATCACCATGGCCAGACCGGGGAACACCATGAAGGTGATGTCGTCCTGGTAGTACTTCGAACCGTTCTGGATCATCACGCCCCAGTCCGGCGTGGGTTCTTCGAGTCCCACGCCGAGGAAGGCGAGTCCGGCCTCCGCGGTGACGAACAGCGGCAGTGCGAGGGTCGCCTGGATCAGGATCGGCGTCCACAGGTTGGGCAGCAGCTCCTTGAAGATGATGCGCGCGGGAGACGCTCCCGTGACCTTCGCCGCCTCCACGAACTCCCTTTCTCGCAGGGCGAGTACCTCACCCCGAAGGAGCCGTGCCATGGGCGCCCAGCCGAACGCGGTCATCACCGTGATGAGGCTGGTGACGATCAGCCACATCGGGGTCTTGTCCTCGGGGCTGACCAGGATCGAGATCATCACCGGGAAGAAGGCGATGTAGAAGAGCGTGGAGGGGAAGGCGAGCAGGATGTCGATGATCCGGCCGATGAGGTAGTCGGTCTTGCCGCCGAGGTATCCGGCGGTGATGCCGACGACCACCCCGAGCAGCGTCACCAGGAGCGTCGTGACGGCCGCGATCAGCAGGGAGTTGCGGATTCCGTAGAGCAGGAAGGTGAAGACGTCGCGGCCCAGGGTCGGCTCGACGCCGAACCAGAAGTTGCCGTCGATGCCGCCGTTCGCCTTGACCGGATAGCCGAACTCGTTGAGCAGCGAGGGGTCGTCGAGCCCGTACGTCGTGTACGGGTCCTTGCCGTACGCCTTCGCGATCAGCGGCGCGCACAGGGCGATCACGAAGAAGAAGACGACCACGCCGGCGGCGATGACGCCGGACTTGTCCCGCTTGAACCGGGTCCAGGCGAGCCGTCCGGGTGAACGGCCCTTGCTGCCCTGGTCGTTGGGCGAGGCAGACGCGCTGTCGACGGCGTCCGTCACTTCAAGCGTGGCGGCATCGACGGGAGTTGGCGAGGTCATGGCACTCCAGGCCCGGCAGGGTCGTCAGGAATCCGCAGGACAACCGGGCGCCTACGGGCTAGGCGCGACTTTCGCAAGGCATTTCCCGCGCGGTCAATGAATCGTCGGGCCCCTTGAGTCGACCTTGGGATCCTTTACCGCAACTTTGCGCAAGGTTGGCATGCCCATTGCCTTGGCGTAATCAAGCGTGATGGACAACTCGGATTGTTCATGACAAGCCGGGCAATGAGTCCGTTATACGGGCGCCACTGTCTCGGAATGCGTACATCCGGATGGGCTCCGACTCGTACGGGTGGGCTAAATATGCGGTTCATTCCTCCTGCGGCGATATTTGGCGGTAAGTGAGACAGGTCACGTATCGCGGAGCTTCAGGACAGCTTCAGGACAGGAGGACTCCATGCGTGGAGCCACGCACGCCAAGTGGGCCGCAGGTGCGGTCGCCGTCGCCCTCGCGGCGACGGCCTGTGGTGGCGGGGGGAGCAGCGGCGGTGGCGGCGACGGCTCCGGCATCGTGAGCTCCTCCTGGGGCGACCCGCAGAACCCGCTCGAACCCGCGAACACCAACGAGGTCCAGGGCGGCAAGATCCTCGACATGGTCTTCCGCGGCCTGAAGCGGTACGACCCGAAGACCGGCGAGGCGAAGGACATGATCGCCGACTCGATCGAGACCAAGGACGCGCAGAACTTCACGGTCAAGATCAAGGACAACTGGAAGTTCAGCGACGGCGAGAAGGTCACCGCCAAGTCCTTCGTGGACGCCTGGAACTACGGCGCGAACCTCAAGAACAACCAGAAGAACGCCTACTTCTTCGGTTACATCGATGGCTACGACAAGGTCCACCCGGAGAAGGGCGACGCGAGCGCCCAGACCCTCTCCGGGCTCAAGGTCGTCGACGACAAGACCTTCACGGTCAAGCTCAGCCAGAAGTTCTCCACCTGGCCCGACACCCTCGGCTACCCGGCCTTCTCCCCGCTGCCCAAGGCGTTCTACGACGACCACGACAAGTGGCTCTCCAAGCCCGTCGGCAACGGCCCGTACACCGTGGACTCGTACACCAAGGGTTCCAAGATGTCCCTGCGCAAGTGGGACGGGTACCCCGGCGACGACAAGGCGCAGAACGGCGGTGTGGACATGAAGGTCTACACCGACAACAACACCGCCTACACCGACCTGATGGCGGGCAACCTCGACCTCGTCGACGACGTCCCGGCCTCGCAGCTCAGCAACGCCAAGAACGACCTCGGCGACCGCTACATCAACACCCCCGCGGGCATCATCCAGACCCTCGCCTTCCCGTTCTACGACAGCAAGTGGAACAAGCCGGGCACGGAGAAGGTCCGCCAGGGCCTGTCCATGGCGATCAACCGCGAACAGATCACCGAGGGCATCTTCCAGAAGACCCGCACGCCCGCCACCGACTGGACCTCGCCCGTCCTCGGCGACGACGGCGGCTACAAGGACGGGCTCTGCGGCGACCCCTGCACGTACGACGCGGCGAAGGCCAAGAAGCTCGTCGCCGAGGGCGGCGGCATCCCCGGCGGCCAGCTCAAGATCTCGTACAACGCGGACACCGGCTCCCACAAGGAGTGGGTCGACGCCGTCTGCAACTCCATCAACAAGGCGCTCGGCAACGACAAGGCCTGCGTCGGCAACCCGGTCGGCACCTTCGCCGACTTCCGCAGCAAGGCGTCCAAGCAGGAGCTGGACGGCGCCTGGCGCGCGGGCTGGCAGATGGACTACCCGCTGATCCAGAACTTCCTCCAGCCGACGTACTACACGGACGCCCCGTCCAACGACGGCAAGTACGACAGCAAGGAGTTCGACAAGCTCGTCGACCAGGCCAACGCGGAGACCGACAAGGCCAAGGCCGTCAGTACCTTCCAGGACGCCGAGAAGGTCCTGGCCAAGGACATGCCGGCCATCCCGCTCTGGTACCAGAACGGCAGCGCCGGCTACTCGGACAAGGTCTCCGACGTCGCGCTGAACCAGTTCAGCGTGCCCGTCTACAACGAGATCAAGGTCAACTGAGACGCCGGGAGCGGCCGCCGTCCCCGCGCGGGCACCGGCGGCCGCTCCCCCTAATTCCGGAGCCCCCATGGGACGTTATGTGATCCGGCGTCTGCTGCAGATGATCCCGGTCTTCTTCGGCGCCACGCTGCTGATCTTCCTGATGGTGAACGTGATGGGCGACCCCGTCGCGGGCCTGTGCGGCGACCGCAAGTGCGACCCCGCCACGGCCATGCAGCTGAAGAAGGAGTTCGGCCTCGATAAGCCGGTGTGGCAGCAGTACCTGACGTACATGGGCAACGTCTTCACCGGTGACTTCGGCACCGCCTTCAACGGCCAGAAGGTCACCGAACTGATGTCGGCGGCCTTCCCCGTCACCATCCGGCTGACCATCGTCGCGATCGTCTTCGAGATCGTCATCGGCATCTCGCTCGGCGTGCTCACGGGGCTGCGGCGCGGGCGCCCGGTCGACACCGTCGTCCTGCTCGTGACGCTCGTGGTGATCTCCGTGCCCACCTTCGTCACCGGGCTCGTGCTCCAGCTGGTGCTCGGCGTCCAGTGGGGGGTCATCAAACCCTCGGTGTCCAGCGAGGCGCCCTTCGACGAACTGCTCGTCCCCGGACTCGTCCTCGCCTCGGTCTCCCTGGCGTACGTCACCCGGCTCACCCGCACCTCCATCGCGGAGAACCGGCGCGCCGACTACGTCCGCACCGCCATCGCCAAGGGCCTGCCACGGCGCCGCGTCATCACCCGGCACCTCCTGCGCAACTCCCTGATCCCCGTCGTCACCTTCATCGGCACGGACGTGGGCGCGCTGATGGGCGGCGCGATCGTCACCGAGCGGATCTTCAACATCCACGGGGTCGGCTTCCAGCTCTACCAGGGGATCCTCCGCCAGAGCACGCAGACCGTCGTCGGCTTCGTGACCGTCCTCGTCCTGGTCTTCCTGGTGGCCAACCTCATCGTCGACCTCCTGTACGCCGTACTCGACCCGAGGATCCGCTATGCCTGAACCCAAGGAGCCGCAGGGCGCCATCGCCGCGACCGGTGCGGGCGGCGCGATGGACCTCGCCACCAGCGAGGCGACCTCCCTGACCCCGGGCGGGCCCGACGGCACGGGCCCTTCGGCGCCCGCGCGCAGCCTGTGGTCCGACGCCTGGCGGGACCTGCGGCGCAACCCGATCTTCATCGTCTCGGGCCTGATCATCGTCTTCCTCGTCGTCATCTCCCTGTGGCCCTCGCTGATCGCCTCCGGCAACCCGCTCGACTGCGACCTCGCCAACCGCCAGAAGGGCTCGTCGCCCGGGCACCCCTTCGGCTTCAACGAGCAGGGCTGCGACGTCTACACGCGGGTCGTGTACGGCACCCGGGTCTCGGTCACCGTCGGCGTCTGCGCCACGCTCGGCGTCGCGATCCTCGGCAGCGTGCTCGGCGGGCTCGCCGGGTTCTTCGGCGGCGCGTGGGACGCGATCCTCTCCCGGATCACCGACATCTTCTTCGCCATCCCGGTCGTCCTCGGCGGTCTGGTGCTCCTGTCGGTCGTCACCAGCTCCACGGTCTGGCCCGTGGTCGGCTTCATGGTGCTGCTCGGCTGGCCGCAGCTCTCCCGCATCGCGCGCGGCTCCGTCATCACCGCCAAGCAGAACGACTACGTGCAGGCGGCGCGGGCCCTCGGCGCCTCCAACTCGCGGATGCTCCTGCGCCACATCGCGCCGAACGCCGTCGCCCCGGTGATCGTCGTGGCGACCATCGCCCTGGGTACGTACATCGCGCTCGAAGCCACGCTCTCCTACCTCGGCGTCGGCCTGAAGCCGCCGACGGTGAGCTGGGGCATCGACATCTCGGCCGCGTCCCAGTACATCCGCAACGCCCCGCACATGCTGCTCTGGCCGGCCGGCGCGCTGGCGATCACGGTGCTCGCGTTCATCATGCTCGGCGACGCGGTGCGCGACGCCCTCGACCCCAAGCTGAGGTAGGCGGACATGGCAACCGTGGCATCCGAGGCCGTCGTACCCGGGGCGCCGGGGGCGGACACGCTCCTCGAAGTACGCGATCTGCACGTGGAGTTCCGCACCAGGGACGGGGTCGCCAAGGCCGTCAACGGCGTCGACTACAGCGTCGCGGCGGGCGAGACGCTCGCCGTCCTCGGCGAGTCCGGATCCGGCAAGTCCGTCACCGCCCAGGCCATCATGGGCATCCTCGACGTCCCGCCGGGCAGGATCACCGCGGGCGAGATCCTCTTCCGGGGCAGGGACCTCCTCACGCTCAAGGAGGAGGAGCGGCGCAAGGTGCGCGGCGCCGGAATGGCGATGATCTTCCAGGACGCGCTGTCCTCGCTGAACCCGGTGCTCAGCGTCGGCGAACAGCTCGGAGAGATGTACGTCGTCCACAAGGGGCTGTCCAGGAAGGACGCCAAGGCCAAGGCCGTCGAGCTGATGGACCGGGTGCGCATCCCGGCCGCCAAGGAGCGGGTCGGCCAGTACCCGCACCAGTTCAGCGGCGGCATGCGCCAGCGCATCATGATCGCCATGGCGATGGCGCTCGAACCCTCGCTGATCATCGCCGACGAGCCGACCACCGCCCTCGACGTCACCGTCCAGGCGCAGGTGATGGACCTCCTCGCGGAACTCCAGCGCGAGATGAACATGGGCCTGATCCTCATCACCCACGACCTCGGGGTCGTCGCGGACGTCGCCGACACCATCGCCGTCATGTACGCGGGCCGCATCGTCGAGAAGGCCCCCGTCCACGAGATCTACCGGGCGCCCGCCCACCCCTACACCCGGGGCCTGCTCGAATCCATCCCGCGCCTGGACCAGAAGGGCCAGGACCTCTACGCGATCAAGGGCCTGCCGCCGAACCTGATGAACATCCCGCCGGGCTGCGCCTTCAACCCGCGCTGCCCCATGGCCCAGGACATCTGCCGCACCGACGAGCCACCGCTCGCGCAGGTCACGTACGAGGGCCTCGTCGCCGACCGCAGGAGTGCCTGTCACTTCTGGAAGGAGACGATCGATGCGACACGGTGAAGGCGGCGAACCCGTGGGCGACAAGCCGGCCCAGGAGCCCATCCTCCAGGTGCGCGGCCTGGTCAAGCACTATCCGCTGACCCAGGGCATCGTCGTCCGCAAACAGGTCGGCGCGGTCAAGGCCGTGGACGGCGTCGACTTCGAGCTGACCCAGGGCGAGACGCTCGGCATCGTGGGCGAGTCGGGCTGCGGCAAGTCGACCGTCGCGAAGATGCTCGTCAACCTGGAGCGGCCGACCGCGGGTGAGATCCGGTACAAGGGCGAGGACATCACCAAGCTGTCCGGGCGGGCCCTCAAAGCGGTCCGGCGCAACATCCAGATGGTGTTCCAGGACCCCTACACCTCGCTGAACCCGCGCATGACGGTCGGCGACATCATCGGGGAGCCGTACGAGATCCACCCCGAGGTGGCCCCGAAGGGCTCGCGCCGCCGGAAGGTGCAGGAGCTGCTCGACGTGGTCGGGCTCAACCCCGAGTACATCAACCGCTATCCGCACCAGTTCTCCGGCGGCCAGCGCCAGCGCATCGGCATCGCGCGCGGTCTCGCGCTCAGGCCCGAGGTGATCGTCGCCGACGAGCCGGTCTCCGCGCTCGACGTCTCGGTGCAGGCCCAGGTCATCAACCTCCTGGAGAAGCTCCAGAACGAGTTCGACCTGAGCTACGTCTTCATCGCCCACGACCTCTCCATCGTGCGGCACATCTCCGACCGGGTGGGCGTGATGTACCTGGGGCGCATCGTCGAGATCGGTTCGGACGAACAGATCTACGAGCACCCCACGCACCCCTACACCCAGGCGCTGCTCTCCGCCGTGCCGGTGCCCGACCCCGAGGCGCGCGAGCACCGGGAGCGGATCATCCTGAGCGGCGACGTGCCCTCGCCCGCCAACCCGCCCTCCGGCTGCCGCTTCCGCACCCGCTGCTGGAAGGCACGGGAGCGGTGCTCCCTCGAAGTGCCCGAGCTCGCGGTGCCCGCGGAGTTCCGCATCGGCGGCGGACCGGCCGCGCACGACTCGGCGTGCCACTTCGCGGAGGAGAAGCAGGTCGTGCCGTAGCCGGTCCGGTCCTTCACAGGCCCAGCGAGCGCTTCAGGAAGTCCACCTGGAGCAGGAGCAGGTTCTCCGCGACCTGCTCCTGCGGCGTCATGTGCGTGACGCCGGACAGCGGGAGCACCTCGTGCGGGCGGCCCGCGGCGAGCAGCGCCGATGACAGCCGCAGGGTGTGCGCCACCACCACGTTGTCGTCGGCGAGGCCGTGCACGATCAGCATCGGGCGGTGCGGCTCGGCCGCGTCCACGATGCCGTCGTCCCAGACCAGGGAGTTGTGGCGGTAGACGTCCGGAGACTTGTTCGGGTCGCCGAGGTAGCGCTCCTCGTAGTGGGTGTCGTAGAGCCGCATGTCCGTCACCGGGGCGCCGACCACGGCCGCGTGGAAGACGTCGGGGCGGCGCAGCGCGGCCATCCCTGCCAGGTAGCCGCCGTAGGACCAGCCGCGGATCGCCACCCGGTCCAGGTCGAGGGGGTACTCCCCGCTCGCCGCGAGCGCGTGCAGCGCGTCGACCTGGTCCTCGAGGGTCAGCGTCAGGTCGTTCTTGATCGACTTCTCCCAGCCGGGGGAGCGGCCCGGGGTGCCCCGGCCGTCCGCCACGATCACCGCGAAGCCCTGGTCGGCGAACCACTGGGAGGTGAGGAAGATGTTGTGCGCATGCTGAACGCGCTGACCGTGCGGGCCGCCGTACGGATCGAGCAGTACCGGAAGCGGCCCGTCCGTCGCCTGGTATTCCGTGGGGAGCAGGACGGCGCACGGGATCTTCCGTGCGCCCCCTTCGGTGAGCGTCACGCGCGGCGTGAGCCCCGGGCGCCGCGCGTGTGAGGCGACGGTCGCCACCTGCTTGCCGTCGCGCAGCACCCGCACCTGGGAGCCCGGGCGGTCCAGCGAGGCGGAGACGAGGACGGTGAGGCCGCCCGCGCGGACCGCCGAGTGCACCCCGGGCTCCTGGGAGAAGCGCTCCACGCCCAGTTCGTTGACGCGGTAGACGTGGATCTCGCCGGTCTCGGGATCGGCCGCGGCCTCGCCCGCCGACGCCGAGATCAAGACATCTTCCTCGGTCACGTCGAGGACCGCGCGGACGTGCAACTGCGGCCCCGTGAGCGGCCGTTCGCCCCACGCGAGGACCCGGGCGCCGCCCTCGTCCACGATGCGCACCAGCTTGCCGCTGGGGGACCAGCAGGGGGCGCCGGGGAAGAGGTCGAGCCAGGCCGTCTGTGGATCGGCGTCCTCCGCGTGCACCATCCCCGTGGAGCCGTCGGCCGGGTTCACCGCGAGGTAGAGCTGGCCGCACTGGTCGCGCGACTGCACGAGCAGCAGCGGCGCACCATCCGCCGACCAGTGCACACGTGCGAGATAGGGGAAGCGGACCCGGTCCCAGACCACCTCGGTGCGGGTGCCGTCCAGGCCGAGCACGAAGAGGCGTACGTCCGCGTTGTCCGTGCCCGCGGCCGGGTACGCGACCCGCTGGGGCGCACGCTCCGGGTGCGCGGGATCGGCGATCCACCAGCGCCGCACGGGGGAGTCGTCGACCCGGGTCACCAGCAGCCGGTCGGATTCGGGCGACCACCAGAAGCCGCGGTAGCGCGCCATCGACTCGGAGGCGACGTGCTCGGCGAGACCGTATGTGACGGTTTCTTCCTGGCCGGATTCAGGCGCCGCGAGCGCCCTGTCCCCGGTGCCGTCGGCGCCCGTCACGCGCAGCGCGCCCCCGGCGACGTAGGCGATGTGCCGCCCGTCGGGCGACGGCCGCGGGTCGAGCACGGGCCCCGGAGCGGGGAGTTCGCGCGTCGTGCCCGCGCGCAGCTCGGCCGCGAAGAGCCTGCCCGACAGCGCGAAGGCCGCCAGCTCCACGGCGGCGTCCGTCGCGTAGCCGACGATGCCCGACGCGCTCTCCCT contains:
- a CDS encoding prolyl oligopeptidase family serine peptidase; this encodes MTTENPGITRPDESPAQRLSFPREHARTQRFTLGAPRAFTVAPDGSRVAFLRSPSGTDRTHQLWVLDVADGGGERVAADPGALLGGAREQLSAQERTRRERSRESASGIVGYATDAAVELAAFALSGRLFAAELRAGTTRELPAPGPVLDPRPSPDGRHIAYVAGGALRVTGADGTGDRALAAPESGQEETVTYGLAEHVASESMARYRGFWWSPESDRLLVTRVDDSPVRRWWIADPAHPERAPQRVAYPAAGTDNADVRLFVLGLDGTRTEVVWDRVRFPYLARVHWSADGAPLLLVQSRDQCGQLYLAVNPADGSTGMVHAEDADPQTAWLDLFPGAPCWSPSGKLVRIVDEGGARVLAWGERPLTGPQLHVRAVLDVTEEDVLISASAGEAAADPETGEIHVYRVNELGVERFSQEPGVHSAVRAGGLTVLVSASLDRPGSQVRVLRDGKQVATVASHARRPGLTPRVTLTEGGARKIPCAVLLPTEYQATDGPLPVLLDPYGGPHGQRVQHAHNIFLTSQWFADQGFAVIVADGRGTPGRSPGWEKSIKNDLTLTLEDQVDALHALAASGEYPLDLDRVAIRGWSYGGYLAGMAALRRPDVFHAAVVGAPVTDMRLYDTHYEERYLGDPNKSPDVYRHNSLVWDDGIVDAAEPHRPMLIVHGLADDNVVVAHTLRLSSALLAAGRPHEVLPLSGVTHMTPQEQVAENLLLLQVDFLKRSLGL
- a CDS encoding ABC transporter ATP-binding protein, which translates into the protein MRHGEGGEPVGDKPAQEPILQVRGLVKHYPLTQGIVVRKQVGAVKAVDGVDFELTQGETLGIVGESGCGKSTVAKMLVNLERPTAGEIRYKGEDITKLSGRALKAVRRNIQMVFQDPYTSLNPRMTVGDIIGEPYEIHPEVAPKGSRRRKVQELLDVVGLNPEYINRYPHQFSGGQRQRIGIARGLALRPEVIVADEPVSALDVSVQAQVINLLEKLQNEFDLSYVFIAHDLSIVRHISDRVGVMYLGRIVEIGSDEQIYEHPTHPYTQALLSAVPVPDPEAREHRERIILSGDVPSPANPPSGCRFRTRCWKARERCSLEVPELAVPAEFRIGGGPAAHDSACHFAEEKQVVP
- a CDS encoding ABC transporter permease, with translation MPEPKEPQGAIAATGAGGAMDLATSEATSLTPGGPDGTGPSAPARSLWSDAWRDLRRNPIFIVSGLIIVFLVVISLWPSLIASGNPLDCDLANRQKGSSPGHPFGFNEQGCDVYTRVVYGTRVSVTVGVCATLGVAILGSVLGGLAGFFGGAWDAILSRITDIFFAIPVVLGGLVLLSVVTSSTVWPVVGFMVLLGWPQLSRIARGSVITAKQNDYVQAARALGASNSRMLLRHIAPNAVAPVIVVATIALGTYIALEATLSYLGVGLKPPTVSWGIDISAASQYIRNAPHMLLWPAGALAITVLAFIMLGDAVRDALDPKLR
- a CDS encoding ABC transporter ATP-binding protein translates to MATVASEAVVPGAPGADTLLEVRDLHVEFRTRDGVAKAVNGVDYSVAAGETLAVLGESGSGKSVTAQAIMGILDVPPGRITAGEILFRGRDLLTLKEEERRKVRGAGMAMIFQDALSSLNPVLSVGEQLGEMYVVHKGLSRKDAKAKAVELMDRVRIPAAKERVGQYPHQFSGGMRQRIMIAMAMALEPSLIIADEPTTALDVTVQAQVMDLLAELQREMNMGLILITHDLGVVADVADTIAVMYAGRIVEKAPVHEIYRAPAHPYTRGLLESIPRLDQKGQDLYAIKGLPPNLMNIPPGCAFNPRCPMAQDICRTDEPPLAQVTYEGLVADRRSACHFWKETIDATR